AAAGGTGCCTGCAAAGAAAATGCAGGTGATTGTGTGCTTCCCAAAGAAAGTTTGTCAGCCAAAGGTGCCTGCAAAGAAAATGTTCCAGCGAGCAGTTCTACCCAGTTGCATTGTGAGAATGGAGAAGGCCGTGTTAATGGATTGGGAAAGAAACCCTTACAGACTGTAGCTTCCTTCTCTCCACCAGTACAGAATACTCATCCCCTGTTGCATGAAGGTACCGAGGAAGATGCAATCTGCAGGCGGACACGGGCAAGATACTCTCTGGCAAATTACGCACTTGACGAGTTAGAGACCTTTCTCCAGGAATCTGACGATGATGGTGACCTGCAGAATGTTGATGAGGAAGAGGAATACCGCAAGTTTCTTTCAGCTGTCCTGTCTGGTGGAGGCGATGGCACGCAGCCTTGCCAGGGGGATGAAACCCAGGATGAAGATGAGAATGATGCGGACTTTGAGCTCGAAATTGAGGAGGCCCTGGAAAGTGATGGTGGTGAAAATGTCGAGAATGATAAGAACATAAATGGTAGGAATAAGAAAGATGGTCATAGGCCTCAGACTAGGAAGAAGAGACCTGAGTCGTCCAGGGCAGTCAATCATCAACAGGAATCAACTAAACCTAATTTGCGACCGATTGTCCCAAATTTCTCACCTACACCCCAGGTTCCTGGGCAGTATCCATCCCAGAACATCAATGTcccttcctcatcatcatcagcaaCTGGTGCTGCTGTAGTGAAGGGGTTTACTGATGAGCAACTTGGCCAATTGCATATTTTGATATATGAACATGTTCAGCTCATGATCCAAACCTTCTCTCTATGCGTTCTTGACCCATCTAAACAGCGTGTGGCTGCTGATGTTAAAAAAATGATAGTTGAGTTGGTTGGCTACCGTGATCAAGCATTGGCTAGGAAAAACACTATACGTCAACAATTCTATTTTGAAGGGCAGCATCTTCGGTCAGCAATTAGTCATGCTTTTTCTGAGACCTCGCAATGCCAATGGATTCCATTAATTAAGAATCCTGTTATGTCCATCCTTGATGTCTCACCACTTCATTTGGCCCTCAGCTATTTAAGTGATGTTGCAGGCGGTGAGTACGCAAGTACCCTTTTTTTGCAAATACTCTTTTTCATCTTGTTTGCCATGACTTAAAATCTTTTTTTACTCAATTGACAGCTGTTGTGAAGTATAGAAAAAGCCATGTGGATGGCACTCCAGAGAGGATCCGCTTTAGGAAAGAACCTCTTTTTCCATCACCGGTACTTAGCACTGGCAGAGATGCTAACAATATTTCTCAAGACAGACCAAATAATGTGTCCACATCAACACCAGCTTCACCTGGCCAGTCACAGCCCAAGAAATCATTAGCTGCTACCCTTTTTGAGAGTACTAAAAAGGAGTCGGTTGCTCTTGTTCCATTTGATATTGCAAGATTGGCGCAGAGATTTTATCCACTATTCAATTTTTCGCTGTTTCCTCATAAGCCACCTCCCGCAGCTATGGTCAGTAGACTGCTTTTCACTGATGCAGAGGACGGGTATGATTTACATTTTCACTAACGTTTATAAGGCATGCATTATGGTTTTCTTTTCTGTTAATTCTAATCTATCCATGATGCATGAATTTCAATCTTCAAAATGTAAGGTTTAAGGAATGCTGAATGTCGAAATTTTATTGTAGTCTCCATTGAGGTTGTAATGTTTTCTTTCCTGTATTACTGTCACTGTTTTATGCAATTTGTATCTGGCTTTACGAAGCTGTCCTTTCATCTTCATATTGAAATTTTTGTAAGGTCTCCTTTTGGGTGGTTAATCGTATTAAGTTTGATATTTTTTGTCCACTTGCTTAGTGTGGCATCATATATTACCCTTTTCAATTGCATGATTATATATCACCCAAATACAACTGTGCTATCATTTGTTTTCTTGGCTATGTAACATTCTTACTTTATGTTCTGCCTGCAGGTTATTAGCTCTAGGACTTCTGGAATATAATAATGACTGGGAAGCGATACAAAAGCGTTTTCTTCCTTGCAAGTCAACGCATCAGGTACAATTGTGGTGCCATTTATTTGTTTCATTGAGTACCTCACAGTTTTCTATTATTTGCTAGACATACCAATTTAGTATTCTCATCACTTGTTTGGTGCCCTTGGTGCTATGACAGACTTTGTCTGACTATCAGATAGTATGAAGAAATGGAATTCATTAAAGAGTGGGTATTAGAAACAAGTGTTGTTTTGATTGTATTAACATGGCAGTGAGAGTTTCCAAACTGCTGGGTGCTggcactatggccagcctaatttGATATCTACTCCTAATAACTAATACACCAGGTTGCATGTTTTGAATAAAGATTTGGTGACTCTTATATGCTTAATTTCAACAAAGGCTACTGCCTGTAAATTGTTCTGCTTTTGTTGCCGTTATACGAGCAAGCTTAGATCAATCTTGATCCTCTAATCTCAGCTAAGAACCACAACTCCAGATCATATGGGGAAATTCTTATTTTGCCCAGGCTTAGTTTAGTCTCTTGACCAAGTTTTCAGCTGCTCAAAATCCTGGTTTCTCTTTGTATGCTTTATGCTGTTTCAGTAACATAACTTTTTGTAGTGTAGATATTTGTGAGACAGAAGAACCGCAGCTCAGCAAAAGCTACTGACAATCCAGTCAAGGTAAGTAAGTATACATCTTTCCATTTATTGGTACATAATATGCTTAAGGAATTCTTATAAGCCTTTGAGGTTCAAGAATATTTCTAAGGTCTTAACTGATTAGCATAAGTATGGGGTGCCGGTTCATCCCATCGTCTAGTTTTGAAACTGATATGTGTTTCGTCGGCAGAGACTTCTTTTCTATAATGATTTTCTAAGTACTGAAGCCCCTTAAGAAGTATTGGCAGTGTTTGAATCACCATTATTTTAATCTTTTATGTTTTTGCAACATATCTTTTCAGTTTTTCTTATGTGTCAACGTAAAGTAGGACTAAAAAAATCCCTGGGAAACTGTAAAAGCTAACTTCTGTAATATGGACCATATCACATTTGGTTATTATAATTAGAAGCAAGCTGAGAAATGACTTCTACCAGCTCTATTTTTAAAGGGTATAGAACAATGACGAAATTTATAGTGCTTTGGTGGGGCTCTATGATCTTACCTCTTGTCACTGGAAGTTTCAAAGAGCACTCCTGTGTGTTTTAAAGTAGTAGGTCAATATGTTCCCGTTTAGCAAAAACCAATACCGATTTGAAACTGTGATGACCCAATCCTCGTGCTCTACTGGCTGTTATGGTAATCCCCAATAGGATGTAGATGTTGATCTACTTAACTGCTGTCTTTGAAAAAATCAACATACTACCAAAGTACTGAGCATATTTGTCGAAATAATGCAGGATGTGCGCCGTATGAAGAATTCTCCATTGACTAGTGAGGAAGTGCAGCGTATCGAAGAGGTGGTTATATCTGTGTCTGCAGACTATCTTCTGTTCCCTGTTGAATTGGTATTTGCTTAATTTCCCCTCATTCCTATGTTGATGCAGGGGCTCAAGATATTCAAACATGATTGGACATCTGTTTGGAAGTTTGTTGTGCCATACAGAGATCCTTCACTGCTCCAGCGTCAGTGGAGAGTTGCCAATGGAATCCAGCGATCTTACAGTAAAAGTGAGGCTTTGAAAGCAAAGAGGAGAACATATGAAGCGAAGAGGAGGCAATTAAAAGCTTCCATGGCTGATTCACAAGTAGGTCGTGAGCAGGAGGTTAGTGTGTTACCGAACTCACAAGAGAACCTTGAATACCTATTTCCATTTAGACTAGTGTTATTGAGCATGATGTATATTGCTTTCGTGACAGACTGATAATGATGCTTTTGAGGATGTtgaaaatgatgatgatgatgatgatgatgatgatgatggtgatgatccaTATGTCAATGAAGCATTTTTAGCAGACACAGAGAATAGGAGCATGAATATGATGCAAACGGGCACCAGCCTCAATGATGAATGTGGTTCTGCATATGGCCGCTTTGAGCAGCATAAAAGAAATGGTACGCATCATGGTGTCGGCGCTGCATATATACCTTTTAGCTCTTGCGCTTCTGATGGTCCTTCAACTAAAAGGGTGTTTGGTGTGACTTTGGATGAACCGCAAGCTTCACAATTGTCTAAAGAGAAAGGTAGCCATGTCGTCAAGTTGGCCCCAGATTTGCCTCCTGTAAACCTTCCTCCTTCTGTCCGTGTGATATCTCAGATGGAATTTCATCAGAATGCGGCGCAGGATCTGTTTCCTGTGCCACCTCCAACCTTTACAGAATGTGTTTACACACAGCTAAATCTTTTCCCTCATCATAGTACTACTGACAGATCGCAACAACATGGGCGTGATGCACGTTCGATGGAAGATGGCGCTGAGCAAGATTTTCAAATGCATCCTTTGCTTTTTCAGCATCCTCGAGAAGTGCTTTCGTCACATAGCCATTCGATTCAAAATCTTACTAGTCATTCAAGAAATTATAATCTTTTCCCTTTTGAGAAAGTTCAAGTTGAGAAAAGTAATACGCAGACTACAGATGGCATGGAAAGAGCTCCTGTCAATGCTAATACCATCGACTTCCATCCTCTGCTGCAAAGACCTGAAGCTGAGATGCATGTGGAAGTACCAGAAGAGGACTGTCGTCCACTTTCTAATCAATCTGACGGTCGTATTAGGGAACCTCCAGTGGATGACCAGTCAACAGTTAGGGAAGCGTCGACAAGCAAAAGAGAGAACGGTATTGATATGCAAGAATCCACAAGCCCTTGTGAGAGGGATACCAACATTGATTTGGACATTCATTTATGTTCCTCAGTGGATTTCAGGATTGCAAATGATTTGAGAAGTACTCCTAGTAAATCCAGAATTCAGCCAGAAAGGCCTGTGAAGGACAGAGCTAGTATTTTGAATTTACAGCCTGGGAATGCTAGTCCTCATCATGACACTGAAAGGCCTGGTGAGGAAACAATGCAAGGCATTGTAATGGAACAAGAAGAATTAAGTGATTCCGAGGAAGAGAGCCAGCATGTTGAGTTTGAATGTGAGGAAATGGATGATTCTGAAGACGAGCAAGTTCAGGGCACAGAACCTTGTTCGACTACAAACAAGGTAATGCTTGGCACATGAATCTGGTGTTGCACTGTACTGTGTTTTTTCCCTCTTCTGCTATGCTATGATTAAATGTCGAGCACTGCGCTAATGATGTTTCAAGATGTTTTGTACTGTGTTTTTTCCTCTTCTGCTATGCTATGATTAAATGTCAAGCACTGCGCTACTGATGTTTCAAGATGTTTGTCTTCTATGTTTGGTGTTGTATTTTGTGGACTGATTCTCGCATGTTCTCACACCAAAATTATCAGCCGATCATTGATTGGTGatgaaattaaaaaaaatcttTCCTCCTGAATGATTTGAATGTTTTCGAGCCTTTATTCTCTGCATGTTGTTTTTCTTGTTCTTGAAGCTCGCCGATAACATGTACGTATTTCATTGTGCAGGGAACTTCAGCATCAATTGTTTGTTCAGAGTTGCAAGAAAATAATGAccagtgtcaaacccaacaaggattAAAACAGGTGGCTAAACAGGGTGTGGGTTCAAAACGGAAATCGCGTGGGTCTTCTAGTGCAAGGTCGGTCAGAGCAAAGTTGAAGCCGACGGATGCAGATGCAGAAAAGCACACAGGAACTAGAAGAAGCCGACGGATATCCAGGTCCAGATCTCGAGCGAGTGAATCTAGCCAGGCCAAAATGCCGGAAGAGGCAGGTCCTGAACATAAGTCCAGTGAGTCAAGAAGGTCTAGAAAGAGCCCTGCCCCGAGTTAAAAGGTCTCTAGCGTTTCATTTCTTTGCACAAGATATCTGCTGTGCTCACCTTGCTGCATCCGCCAGACGATAACTACAGCTGATTATTCGCCAGTGGAGATGGACATGCCAACCATTTGTTGGCGCATACCCCTTGTCAGATGATCGCTCGAACAGGGAATTCATGTCTGGAGCCGAGTAGAGAAACTGAAATGGTGAGGATGGTCTACTACATGTATAGCCATGCCGTTCATAAAGTCGACTAGCTGTCGGTGAGCGTGGGAAAGCATTCCCTCTAGTAAAGATCCAAGCGCGCCAGGGATGGTGAGGTCCTTTCTCGGATCGAATTGGCGAGTAGATATTTCACCTTCCTGTCTCCAGGAAGGCCTCTGGTTCATCCTGTACATCTAGCATGGCTGTTCATTGTATTTTAGTTCTTTCTAGTGAGCTCTTATCAGTGCAGAGAAATGATGCTCTTATAAGTGGAAAATAATGCAACATTCAGGCCCTGTTTGGAAACTCTGGAATCCAGCGTTTAATTAATGCCAAATGTATGATATGCATGTGAAACTGCTGGGTTTCTAGACAGGCTGCCCTTCAGTGAGGCAGTTTGACTCTGCAAATTTACAGGTCTGTCTTCCACATATGAATCTATGAGCTCCCCTCTCTGGAAGGCCGGAGATCGCCGGAGGTGGCGTTGAAGTGCGCCAGCGTGTGCGCCCACCTGATGTCCGCCTTGGGCTGGTGCACGCCGATGGTGTCCTCCAGGAAATCCTTGGCCTCGGCGCTCTTGTAGTCGTACATCCTGGGGAAGATGTTCACCCTGTTCTTTGCCTTGCCCCCCTCGTTCAGCCAGTTCCCCATGGTCACGTCCTCCACACCTTATGCACACGCCATTAGTTTCGACGACATGTGATGACAGATGTTCTACTGGACTTTTTTATGGTTCACAAGCAGAGGGAGGGCGTACCTTTGGCCTTCCTCCTGACCATGTCGGAGGCGGTGATCCACTGGACGAGGTCCCAGGAGAGCGCGTACCCCATGCCGAGCATGAACGGCGGCGACACCCGGTCCATGAACGGCAGGCCCACGCCGTAGTACATGTCCTCCCGCGGCGCCCGCCGCAGCGTCTCCACCAGCGCGTCCAGCCGGAGGTACGTGTCGTCGTCCACCTTCATCACGTAGTCGTACGGCGGCCTGCGGCCCTCGCCGCCGGAGGCGCCGAGCATGGCCGGCAGGTCCGAGAAGTAGGTGTACGTCTTGCCGTCCTCGGCGTTCTCGGTGCAGTTGAAGAGCAGCACGTCGCCGTAGGCGCGGCGCTCCAGCGCCACGAACGCGCCGTGCTCGGGCGGCATCGGCCGCGCGCAGAGCGCGAACCGGACGTccacccgcgccgcgccgcggaGGGCCGCCATCTGCTGCAGCGCGTACGCCATCCGGATCAGGTGCCGCCGGGAGTGCTTCTTGGGCATCGTGTGCACGCCGAGGAGGATGCGGAGCTGGCCCGGGCGGCGGCCCCCGTCGTCCGCCACcaacgccgccgacgccgacgccgctggttgggcggcggcggcggcgcggacgtcgGCTCCCGTGAAGCAGCTGGCGACGCTGACCGGGTTGCGCAGGTAGGCGGGGAAGGCGATGCAGAGCagggtgaggaggaggacgagggccATGGCGCAGTAGGACGGCCTCCCGAAGTACGACGAGGACGACATTGCTCGACCTTGGGTTGTGTGCAATGAATGGAGCACGGCACACATGTGCAGTTGCATACATATATAGTAGGGACTGAGATCCGGTGACTTGCTGTGGGCGAGTCATCGGTGAACAGTACAGTGCCTTGCTCCCCTCTCTACACCGTCAGATCAAAAATCTATGGACAGATCTGTATGAACAGCAAAACAGCAGGCGAATTCCTGTAGCGCATGCACTGTAGTCGGGTCACTGTAGCCGGATTCCTGTAGCATAATCCCTGTAGCATATCCTGTAGCTCATACACGGTACCTTTCAGCTGTTCACACGAATCTGTCCATACAAATCTGTTCATAGATTTTTGATCTGACGGTGTAGAGAAGGGAGCAAGGCACTGTACTGTTCACCGATGACTCGCCCGCAGCAAGTCACCGGATCTCAATCCATATAGTAGTACCAGGTCACGAGGTGTGGAATTGAAGCACTGCTAGCTGTTCTGTCGTTTGCCCATGGGAAATGTTCTTGCTAAATGTAGCAATAAATACACTTGATTTATTTTTGTTTTGAGTAGAAAATATGTTCGATTTGATTTTTAATAAAGCCGCGGAGATACTCTTGGAAACGTTACTGGCCAGTACTCAATACCACTTTATCATACACCTACCGTATTGATAAATATAGTATGAACGCGTCTAGCTAGTAATTTGCTGGTGAGTGGTTCTAAACACACATCCATAAGAAGAATACTCTTTTTTCACTCCCACTGAAAAGGAAGCGGTGACTCATCTTGTTTGTGCGCCCTCACACGTTTGTTGGCTAGTGATTCTTAGACACACACCCATAAAAAGAAGTCCGTGCCTACACACTCCAACTAAGAAGAAAACCATGTtttgatttattttttcaaaaatctaTAACTTTTGAGCAGAACATCATAATTGGGATCCGTTTTCACTTTTGGACTCCTCACAGACAGCTACTCGAAACTAgaccttatactccctccgtttttatttactctgcatattaaagttgactaaagtcaaacttcataaagtttgaccaagtttatagaaaacaatatagacatttatcataataaatctatacgatgtgaaagtacatttaataataaatctaatgttgttgatttgttattgtatatcttaatatttttgtatataaacttggtcaaagtttgtaaagcttgactttgaccaaagctaatatgcgaactaaataaaaacggagggagtatgaatatATTTTGACGAAATTTTCTCTGAGCAATTTAGTGCCACGCAGGAACCAAAATTAGTGATACGAGAAGCACCTCTCTACATGTTCATTTTTCATAATGACAAATAACCTAATGATATTGTAAGTTGGCTACCACGACTGTCTACCCTTAAattttttatcatgactagtgaGTACCCTAATATTGTATGGAAGTTAACCCTACAATACTCCCCGGCGATGTAGGAAACTAAGTATCGACGGTAACCAAAGCCCAGTTCTTTTGAGCTATGCTGTGAAAATAAGCTCATAAAAATAAGCCCCTGATAAGGTTCTATGAAAATAAGCCCTAaataataagccaaccagttcttgtCGGTGCATGTTTTTTCAGCTTATCTAAGTATATGCAATGAAAAGCCTCTGATGCCCTTAGACTGTATTGTTGTTCTGATTAAAGGATATCGAGTTATTTCTTTAATGTTATTGTTGGCAACTAAGTATCATCAAGGTAGACAACCTATCATAGCAACGTGGATATCTTAATTTTCAGGTAGGCAACTAAAAATCATAGTAGGCAACTTTTGGAGTACATCTAAGCAACTAATTAGTTAGCAATAATATGAAACTTCATAAACACCAATATACTTAGTTGTTGAATTTTCATAGTGCTGCATGTAACTAATTAGCAGTTGTGTGCAAGTTTAGTGCCGCATGAGTCAACTTCAAGGGCGAAAATGAATCTCAACTCCAACGGTCGATTCAAAAGTTATAGATTTTATTtccaaaaaatgcaaaaaaaatgcaCGCACATGCTGCACTCTTCCAAATCTAATAGGAAGTTGGCTTgcacaataataaagttgtttctCGTAATACAAAACTTAGTTCATGTAGCACTCAAGTTTCTCCGAGTAAGAGTTTGTTGAAACATATCAATATAGAGTCTAGTTTTAAAGAGCTAGTCGCAAGTAGGCTAACAATGGAAACATATATATCGTAGTTTTGACACACGGTTTGAAAGTTGTAGACTTTCTTTTGGAAAAAGTAAGTAAATGCATGTGATTGTACTCTTGGTGTCCATCAAGTTTTGTCTCGTGTGATGAATTTCCCCCGAGCccattaggctagtcatagtggggagtaacttagactagtaacatacatatattACTAGTTCATGTTACCACCTTCATAATGGGAAGTGTCATAGGTGTAGTAACATACATAtcttcatttattgctttgtagactcattttgtattggaaaccgctatgtgatggtaacatattatgttactctatttgtctctttcctctttaattacatgacacatcatcttttttgcttatgtggcatctatgttactacttatgttacttccactatgactagccttagtcATTTGAATAAGTGGACTGTTCTCAGTTGTCCAATGGAATCACAGGAAATCAATTGCGCCTCATCCCTAGCGGTTTTCCTCCGTTCGATTCTATCGGACAACCCGCACAGGTGTGCGCTCGAAGAGGTCAAAAAGTGAAGCTGCACTTTTAAGATTTTAGGTACGATATAATATTAGCAATCAGATATACAAAAAAAATCACGAGTTTCATCGGCTAGACATGGGCTTCACTCATATATAGTAGCACAACCGGCCCTTACATAAATTAGAAAATACATGCAAATTCTTCTCTTGGGGAGGACCTTATTTACTATGATGGGTGCGATATTAATCACTTACTCATATATGTCCCAAATTAAATTCTTATATGTTATGCATTCAATGGACTAAAGATTGAAAGGAGTGGTATTGATAAGGTTGATaaaacttttttttgcgaaaagatCAAAAGCTATATATTAAATAACGATAAATGTAATTGGCGAACACACTTATTCTAGGGCGGATCCAAACAGCTTCCCATATGTTCAATCATGATCGAACGAGGGAACTGCAAACTATAGCCTACCGCATGGGAATTGAACCGAGACCGCTCGGCAAGAGGCCAAGGCAATTACTGGACATTGTGGTATTTTAAATGCTTCCTTTGATACATTTTTCTTTATTTTACCATCAATTAATAATGTGTGGGGTTAAAGTTGAATATAATATTTTCTTGCTATATTCTATGTGGTTTTTTCGTTAAGGCAAAAATGATGCAGGGTGGGGATTTGAAACGTGTGAGGTGGCGAATTGAAGCACTACTATTCTGTCGTTTGTCAACGGGAAATGTTCTTGGTAATTGAAGCAATAAATACACTTGATTTATTTTTGTATTGAGTAGGAAATACATGTGATTTGATTTCTAAAGCCGCGGAGATTCTCTTGAAAACGTCATTGGCCAATACTCTATGCCACTTTATCATGCACCTATGGTATTGATAGATATGATATGGACGCGTCTAACTActtcctccatctaggtgtataagtcatcttagactagccacaatgagtagtaacatagagtaataacatatgcatgttactagtctatgttactacctctactgtggggagtaacatatgtgtggtaacatgcaacacttcatttattaggttatagactcatcttgccttgatatgtgtgatgttactcatactactagtaactagctatgttacaactttcctctctttcttcatttattatttgccacatcatctattttatctagatatgtgtgatgttactatctatgttactcccactgtgggtagtcttaggatggttgtaatggggagtatcatatattagtatcatgcatatgatactagtctatgatactacatcgctaatgcatagtatcatatgttggtatcatagaagactatatttattgtcatgcatgacacaaaagtaacacatcatttaatatgatatggtatcatgatatgatactcaagcctctctttcttcatttaattctatgccatttcatcaaaattgcttagttggcatgcatgatactacctatgatactctcaTTACGGGCAgccttagactacccacagtgggagtaatatactccctccggtcctttttactctgcatataagaattgtatGAAGTCAAACTACGtcaagtttgaccatatttatatgaaaaaatattaacatctacaatgctAAATCTATACAATGTGAAAACTAAAGTCATGATGTATCTAATGTAATTGATTTCACAAtctgaatgttgatatttttttctacaaacttggtcaaagtttacgaGGTTTGACTTCAGATAAATCTTATATGTGAAcgaaaaaggaccggagggagtaggtggtaacatcacacttatctaggcaaaatagatgatgtggcatgcaattaatgaagaaagagagacatGTGATAACATAActagttactataacatcacatatattaagaaaagatgagtctataacgtaataaatgaagtgatgcatgacacaacacatatgttactatccactgtggaggtagtaacatagactagtaacatatgcatgttactactctaagttattccccactgtgactagtcttaggTTGTGCAGCGCGACCAAGGTGGAGggaaaaacgagagaacttaatgttttttctagttaatagcattgcatgcaatgaactaaccactgcatgtcgtggtTGGTAGTCTTAAATCATTGAAAGTATGCACGGCCCACAAtttttattggttgatatgtcacaaaacaagaaacgagatcagagttaatgtaccatgcct
The sequence above is drawn from the Triticum aestivum cultivar Chinese Spring chromosome 7A, IWGSC CS RefSeq v2.1, whole genome shotgun sequence genome and encodes:
- the LOC123148860 gene encoding uncharacterized protein produces the protein MDVDDDVEDDDMDFNPLYREGSPSETSSSLTSEAECEGTSFQNQPSTEVLLRNSPGNGNAGDCVLPTESLSAKGACKENAGDCVLPKESLSAKGACKENVPASSSTQLHCENGEGRVNGLGKKPLQTVASFSPPVQNTHPLLHEGTEEDAICRRTRARYSLANYALDELETFLQESDDDGDLQNVDEEEEYRKFLSAVLSGGGDGTQPCQGDETQDEDENDADFELEIEEALESDGGENVENDKNINGRNKKDGHRPQTRKKRPESSRAVNHQQESTKPNLRPIVPNFSPTPQVPGQYPSQNINVPSSSSSATGAAVVKGFTDEQLGQLHILIYEHVQLMIQTFSLCVLDPSKQRVAADVKKMIVELVGYRDQALARKNTIRQQFYFEGQHLRSAISHAFSETSQCQWIPLIKNPVMSILDVSPLHLALSYLSDVAGAVVKYRKSHVDGTPERIRFRKEPLFPSPVLSTGRDANNISQDRPNNVSTSTPASPGQSQPKKSLAATLFESTKKESVALVPFDIARLAQRFYPLFNFSLFPHKPPPAAMVSRLLFTDAEDGLLALGLLEYNNDWEAIQKRFLPCKSTHQIFVRQKNRSSAKATDNPVKDVRRMKNSPLTSEEVQRIEEGLKIFKHDWTSVWKFVVPYRDPSLLQRQWRVANGIQRSYSKSEALKAKRRTYEAKRRQLKASMADSQVGREQETDNDAFEDVENDDDDDDDDDDGDDPYVNEAFLADTENRSMNMMQTGTSLNDECGSAYGRFEQHKRNGTHHGVGAAYIPFSSCASDGPSTKRVFGVTLDEPQASQLSKEKGSHVVKLAPDLPPVNLPPSVRVISQMEFHQNAAQDLFPVPPPTFTECVYTQLNLFPHHSTTDRSQQHGRDARSMEDGAEQDFQMHPLLFQHPREVLSSHSHSIQNLTSHSRNYNLFPFEKVQVEKSNTQTTDGMERAPVNANTIDFHPLLQRPEAEMHVEVPEEDCRPLSNQSDGRIREPPVDDQSTVREASTSKRENGIDMQESTSPCERDTNIDLDIHLCSSVDFRIANDLRSTPSKSRIQPERPVKDRASILNLQPGNASPHHDTERPGEETMQGIVMEQEELSDSEEESQHVEFECEEMDDSEDEQVQGTEPCSTTNKGTSASIVCSELQENNDQCQTQQGLKQVAKQGVGSKRKSRGSSSARSVRAKLKPTDADAEKHTGTRRSRRISRSRSRASESSQAKMPEEAGPEHKSSESRRSRKSPAPS
- the LOC123148861 gene encoding beta-1,3-galactosyltransferase 6; protein product: MSSSSYFGRPSYCAMALVLLLTLLCIAFPAYLRNPVSVASCFTGADVRAAAAAQPAASASAALVADDGGRRPGQLRILLGVHTMPKKHSRRHLIRMAYALQQMAALRGAARVDVRFALCARPMPPEHGAFVALERRAYGDVLLFNCTENAEDGKTYTYFSDLPAMLGASGGEGRRPPYDYVMKVDDDTYLRLDALVETLRRAPREDMYYGVGLPFMDRVSPPFMLGMGYALSWDLVQWITASDMVRRKAKGVEDVTMGNWLNEGGKAKNRVNIFPRMYDYKSAEAKDFLEDTIGVHQPKADIRWAHTLAHFNATSGDLRPSREGSS